The Actinocatenispora sera genome has a window encoding:
- a CDS encoding response regulator, whose product MIRVLLADDQALVRAGFRALLDAEDGVEVVGEAADGDEAVTQIRRLVPDVVLMDIRMPGADGLDATRRIVADERLAAVRVVILTTFELDEYVFEAIRSGASGFLVKDTEPAELIAAVRAVARGDALLSPSVTRRLIAEFALRAQQPRQYPQLAALTDREREVLTLAGQGLSNEEIAAKLVVSPATAKTHVSRAMVKLAARDRAQLVVIAYESGLVRPGWLT is encoded by the coding sequence GTGATCCGGGTACTGCTGGCCGACGACCAGGCGCTGGTACGGGCCGGGTTCCGCGCGTTGCTGGATGCCGAGGACGGCGTCGAGGTGGTCGGCGAGGCGGCCGACGGCGACGAGGCGGTCACCCAGATCCGCCGGCTGGTGCCCGACGTCGTCCTGATGGACATCCGGATGCCGGGCGCGGACGGGCTCGATGCCACCCGCCGGATCGTCGCCGACGAGCGGCTCGCCGCGGTCCGGGTGGTCATCCTGACCACCTTCGAGCTGGACGAGTACGTGTTCGAGGCGATCCGCTCGGGCGCGTCCGGTTTCCTGGTCAAGGACACCGAGCCGGCCGAGCTGATCGCCGCGGTACGGGCGGTGGCGCGCGGCGACGCACTGCTGTCGCCGAGCGTGACCCGGCGGTTGATCGCCGAGTTCGCCCTGCGCGCCCAGCAGCCCCGGCAGTACCCGCAGCTCGCGGCGCTGACCGACCGGGAGCGGGAGGTGCTCACGCTCGCCGGGCAGGGGCTGTCCAACGAGGAGATCGCCGCGAAGCTGGTGGTCAGTCCGGCGACCGCGAAGACGCACGTGTCCCGCGCGATGGTGAAGCTCGCCGCCCGGGACCGCGCCCAGCTGGTCGTCATCGCGTACGAGTCGGGCCTGGTGCGTCCCGGCTGGCTGACCTGA